In Calditrichota bacterium, the DNA window CTGAAAAAAAATTTCCTTCAGAGGGGTGGATTAAAGTACAATTGAATAGCACTCTATGAACCAACACAAAAGAACTAAAACAGATTTTAAAATAGCAGAAATAAGACCAGAAGACAGTACTTTTATTGAATCATTTATAGCCGATAGCTGGGGATCAACTATGAGTGTTTCAAGGGGAAGAATTTTCGATACTGTAGCTTTACCAGGATTTATTTATATAAAAAATAAAAGAGTAATTGGATTAGTTACTTATAATATTGAAAAGGATAATTGCGAAATTGTAACGCTTAACAGTCTTCAAAACAACCGAGGACTAGCAACCCAATTAATAATGAAAGTTATTGAAAAAGCAAAAGAAAATGATTGCAAAAGAGTTTGGTTGATAACTACAAATGACAATACTTATGCTATACGTTTTTATCAGAAAAGAGGATTTGAATGGGTTGGATTCTATAAGGATTCAATGAACGAATCCAGAAATCTTAAGCCAGAAATACCAGAGTTTGGTGTCGACAGGATTCCAATAAAACATGAAATTGAATTTGAATTAAGATTTTAATTTGAGGTAACTCTTATATAATCAATGAGAACGGAAACGTTATAAAAAGGTTTCTTGCTAACTAATATAAAAAAACATTGTCTAATAATTATAAAAGAGTCAGTGATTGGCTTAAATTAAAACATTAGATACGCGGGTGAATTATGCAAAGCTTAACATTATTAATTTCAGCAATATTTTCTATAATCAGTTCTATATCCTGCATAGAAAAAAAGGCAATATCAGAAGAACCCTTTGATTTCAACCAGGTTTATACATTGGGACTTCATGGCAATATGAGTGCCGCACTTAATTTCTTGGATTCGATACCCAATGGAGAATTAACAGATTCCCAAATAATTGCAAAAGAGAAATACATTGAACGATTTAGAGAGCAAAATGAAAAATACGTTTACGATACTAAAGATTCACTTGCTATAAATGTTGTTGAAATGTTCCATTCCTATTGGAAAATAGTATTGCTTGATGATAGTTATCTTGGGAAAGCAGATGCTGAACTTGAAAACGACTTAGCAGATTTGTTATGGAAGAATAAATATCTCAATAATCAAATTTCAAAAGACAGTTTAAGTAAAAACTTATATGTTCATCTAAATGAATTTTTAAGATCAAAAGGCTTTTATTCAAATGCAATGGGTAAGACTGGAAAATTTTATGATTTGTTTTTATGGGCAAACGAAACAGAGAAAAGATATGATATTAAGTTACCAGAAAAAAATACAAAAGTGAAAGTTATTTTTCTGGAGGATTTTATATCAAATGGATGGTCTTATTATGCAACTTTTGGGGTTGCTTTTACAGGGGGATGGGCGACAAAAGATGCATTATTCTGTGTAAAAAAAGCTTGGGATGTTTCAAGTGAAAATTTTAAGGTAAGCTACTTAACACATGAAGCACAACATTTTGAAGATAATATTTCTTTTCCTTTACTTAGTCAAGCAGATCTAGAATATAGAGCAAAATTAACAGAGTTGAGTACTGCTAAGAAAACTATATACGAAATAATTGAAAACTTTATAAAACGCGCTAAAAATAATAGAGAAAATGCCCATGCCTTTGCAAATTATTGTGTAATACGTGATCTATCAAAAAAACTATTAAATCGTGATTCACTTACAGATATGGATCAATGGAAAAATATATCTTACACAAAAATCAATAAAGCAAGTAAAAGTTTACTCATAAACAATGCAATCAGTTTAAAAAATGCAGGTACCGAAATAGTTACAGAATTTATAAAATGAAAATAGTAACAATAAGACACAAGTTTAATAGAATATTTTTCCTCTTTTGTTGATCCTGAAGGAAATTGTGTTTCTATTTGGGTTAGGCAATGATAAGCATTAAACAGTTTGACCAAAAAAAGGTATACTATGGAATTTCAGATTGAAAAAGGGATTGAAATATTGCACAACACACCAAATGTAGTAAAAGCATTATTAAGTAACCTGTCTGAGGATTGGATAAAAATGAATGAAGGGGAACATACTTGGTCTCCGTTTCAAATTGTCGGACATTTTATTCATACGGAAAAAGCCCATTGGATATCCAGGGTAAGAATTATATTAGCTGGTGATGAAGAAGTTTCTTTCAAACTATTTAGTGGCTTAAATCAATTTTTAAACAGCGAAGGAAAATCTATTTCGGAGTTAATGGCCGAATTTACTGAATTAAGAAATGAAAATATCAGAGAATTGAAATCATATAATATTAATTCAAATAATTTATTATTTAAAGCCACCCATCCTGAATTTGGGAAGGTGACATTAAAACAAGTATTGTCTGCATGGATTGCTCATGATTTAAACCATACAAAACAAATCGCAAGAGTTATGGCAAGTCAATATAAACCAGAAATGGGGCCATGGGAGAAATATATAAAAATAAAATAGTTTTTCAGTTACTTAAAAATATCCGTTATATCATTACTGCAGGCCAAAACAAGTTCCGTTTTCAGCCTATTTTTTGTAGGTTAGTTTTATCTAACTTACAATTACTCTTGACCATGTTGTGGCAGTCTAATTTCCATTCGCTGTTTACCAAGTTAGCGGTTTAATAATTTCTATAATTGGAGGATTTACTATGCTAAACTCGTTAAAAACTTTGTTTATGTTCATATTTGTTGTTTTATTCTTAACTGGGCAAGCGCATAAAAATTCTGACATCATTCTATTGAATTCAACCGAAAACCTTACATTGCTAAATGTTAAAGCGGAAGCGGTTACATTTAAAGGCAAAAAAGGATTACGAGTTGAAAAGGTTACCAATATTGATGAAAGCAAGAATTCAGGAACGTTGGTTTTGATTGAAAACAGCGATTTCAGAAATGGAACCATTGAATTAGAACTGTCTGGTGAGCCTGCTCCCGGTACCGGAAAAAGAGCGAAAGGATTTGTAGGAGTGGCGTTTCGTATTGATAATACAGATCACAACAATTATGAATGCATCTATCTTCGCCCGGTAAATGGTCGTGCGGAAAATCAATTACAGCGGAATCACTCTGTCCAGTATATTTCCCATCCTGAATTTCCCTGGCAACGACTACGGAAGGAACAGCCAGGTGTCTATGAAACGTATGTCGATTTGGTGCCTGGTGAGTGGATAAAGTTCAAAATCGTAGTTTCTGGAAAAAGCGCTCGATTGTATGTTCATGGTAATTCACAACCAACTCTGATCGTACATGATTTAAAACATGGCGAGAGACAAGGACTCATTGGGTTGTGGTTGTACAGATCAACAATTGCCCACTATAGGAATTTGAAAGTAATAGTCTCAGATGAGTAAATGTGCTTATTTCAATACTGTAGTAAATGAAATTGATGATGATAAGGAAATGATACCCAAGACAGATAATAGTTGGCCTTTAATAAGATAGTTTTTCGATATGTATTTGCTTGCAATATATATGATGAACATTTGAGTCCTTAACCTTATCAAAAAGATATGAAATTGAGTTTTGCTCACTATTATAACAGTTTCCTGAAAGATAATATTAAATAAGATTACTATGACTGCTTTTCTCTGTATTTTGTACCTATTCGGAACTTCCAAATGTGGATTATGTATTGATGATCAGGTCACTAAAACTAAAAACCACAGGCAAAGCTCAAGGAATTAGTAAATTACTTAAAATCAAATTGGAATGAACCTTATAACTATGTGATTAGAAAGTTTAAAAACTACGACTACGTACTTATTGAGGAATACCATAGGATAAAACATGATGTTGATTTAATTCTAAAATTAATTCTGAGACTATATGAAAATAATATCTATAATATTGCGATTGAGTTTGGCGATTTTAGAGACCAAGATCTAGTAGATTCATTACTCGCTTTACCATACTTTGATCGAAATTTAGCAAGAGAAATAATGTTCAGGTGCAGTCCTGATTGGGGCTTTAAAGAATAAATCGATATCAACAAAGTCGCTAGGCAAGTGAACCATTCTGTGACATCAAGAAAGAAGAAAAAGTTTAGAGTTATTAATTTTGGGACTCACTATGATCCCTGCAAGAAGGTGGGAGTTGGAGCGATATTAATCCTGATGTTTTTATGGCAGATGTATTTTTTAAAGAATTAGTGTAAAAACGAAAAAGCACTTATTTATTCTGGCAATCGTCATGTTTTTACTAGGTACCATCAACCATATTTGATTTTAAAAAAGATAGTTTAATTAGCTATACTACAAACAGGATGGGAAACATTATTTAGGACTCATTATCTGAAAAACATTTAACATTTATTTACATTCCGTATGCGAAGTGGCAAAGAAAGAATGGCATTTTGCTTCTCATGCTGGTCATGAATTTGATACTTATGATGAAGAAGATGCTTTTTGCAGTTTTGCTTCATAAATGTTGAAAAAGCTGAAGAGCAAGTGATCCTCAAACCTGGAGACTTGTTGATTTTAAATAACATCAGTACAATTCATGCAAGACTTGGTAAACGGAAAACTGGTGAGCTTTATCAATTAATTGCAGGTATCTCTGATGTACTAGTAAAAAAAAGCAGTATTGTGAAGCATTGGTTAGTTGAACAATTAAGCAGCTAAGATAATAAAATAGAATAGAGTTAAGGTATATTAATATGAATAAGGTAAAAATTAATCTCTCGCGTATCCACTATTTTATAATTCAATATATGGTCAATAATGGATTTGCTCCAAGAATATCAGAAATCGCTAGTCATTTTCAGATTCCAGAGGAGCGAACCATTTTAGAGCTTCAAGCACTTCAAGACTATCATGGTGTCGTATTGCATCCATACACATCAGAGGTTTGGGTTATACATCCATTTTCAAATGCACCTACGAATTGTTATCTAAAGTCAGAAAGAGGGTCGTGGTGGTCGAGCTGTATCTGGTGTGCATTAGGCGCTGCTGCATTAATAAAAGAAGACCTATCCATTTCTACAACAATTGGTGCTGAGTCAAAAAAAGTAGTTATTGAAATTAAAAAAGGTAAAATCTTAAATCCTAATCTATATGTTCATTTTCCTATACCTATGAAAAATGCTTGGGACAATGTAGTATATACATGTAGTACAATGTTACTATTTGAGAAAAAAGATCAAATTAAAGATTGGTCGCAGAGGCACAACATTCCAATAGGTGATATTCAACCTATTAACTTAATATGGGAATTTTCAAAAAAATGGTATAGGAATCATTTAAATAGTGATTGGAAAAAATGGACGGTTGAAGAAGCGAGGAAGATATTCAGAGAATTTGGGCTAAAACATAAGATTTGGGATTTGGAAAATTCATCAGAAAGATTTTAATAAAATAGGATCTAAAAAATATTCTTTTTAAAACTCACAACTGTGAGAATAGGTAATGTGTTTGCTGTGTCAGAGATAGTGCTAAAACAATAGATGGTTCA includes these proteins:
- a CDS encoding GNAT family N-acetyltransferase codes for the protein MNQHKRTKTDFKIAEIRPEDSTFIESFIADSWGSTMSVSRGRIFDTVALPGFIYIKNKRVIGLVTYNIEKDNCEIVTLNSLQNNRGLATQLIMKVIEKAKENDCKRVWLITTNDNTYAIRFYQKRGFEWVGFYKDSMNESRNLKPEIPEFGVDRIPIKHEIEFELRF
- a CDS encoding DinB family protein, which translates into the protein MEFQIEKGIEILHNTPNVVKALLSNLSEDWIKMNEGEHTWSPFQIVGHFIHTEKAHWISRVRIILAGDEEVSFKLFSGLNQFLNSEGKSISELMAEFTELRNENIRELKSYNINSNNLLFKATHPEFGKVTLKQVLSAWIAHDLNHTKQIARVMASQYKPEMGPWEKYIKIK